The proteins below are encoded in one region of Juglans microcarpa x Juglans regia isolate MS1-56 chromosome 4D, Jm3101_v1.0, whole genome shotgun sequence:
- the LOC121260565 gene encoding transport inhibitor response 1-like protein, translating to MRKDRTEMSEDDDRSPPLDLRGADIAESSNKTRNCSGVSGSGAPVPGPGPSSMEFQAPYPDQVLENVLENVLQFLSSRRDRNAASLVCRSWWRVEALTRSDLFIGNCYSVSPRRATARFTRVRSVSIKGRPRFADFNLMPPDWGAHFAPWVTAMASAYPWLEKVYLKRMSVTHDDLALLAESFPSFKELVLVCCDGFGTSGLAVIASKCRQLKVLDLIESEVTDDEVDWIACFPESGATCLESLIFDCVECPINFDALERLVARSPSLKKLRLNRFVSIGQLYRLMVRSPQLTHLGTGSFSASEGMAQGEQEPDFFTAFAACRSLVCLSGFREILPDYLPAMHPVCANLTSLNFSYAYINADQLKLVIFHCHKLQIFWVLDSICDEGLQAVASTCKDLRELRVFPFDAREDNEGPVSDVGLQAISEGCRKLQSILYFCQHMTNAAVIAMSRNCPDLEVFRLCIMGRHRPDRVTGEPMDEGFGAIVMNCKKLTRLAVSGLLTDRAFSYIGKYGKLVRTLSVAFAGDSDMGLKYVLEGCPRLQKLEIRDSPFGDAALRSGLHHYYNMRFLWMSSCRLSPQGCQEIARALPRLVVEVIRDDAIEHTDETVDILYMYRSLEGPRDDAPGFVTILQ from the exons ATGAGAAAGGACCGGACGGAAATGTCCGAAGACGACGATCGGTCCCCTCCCTTGGATCTTCGCGGGGCGGACATCGCCGAGTCCTCCAACAAGACCCGGAACTGCAGCGGAGTGTCCGGTTCTGGGGCTCCTGTGCCGGGACCCGGTCCCAGTTCCATGGAGTTTCAGGCCCCCTACCCGGACCAAGTGCTCGAGAACGTGCTCGAAAACGTGCTCCAGTTCCTCAGCTCCCGGCGGGACCGTAACGCGGCCTCATTGGTATGCAGGTCGTGGTGGCGCGTGGAGGCGCTCACCCGATCCGACCTCTTCATCGGAAACTGCTACTCGGTCTCGCCACGGCGGGCCACGGCCCGGTTCACCCGGGTCCGGTCCGTCTCCATCAAGGGAAGGCCGAGGTTCGCGGACTTCAACCTGATGCCGCCCGATTGGGGGGCTCACTTCGCCCCTTGGGTGACGGCCATGGCGTCTGCCTATCCCTGGCTAGAGAAGGTTTACCTAAAGCGCATGTCCGTCACGCACGACGATCTGGCCCTACTTGCCGAGTCCTTCCCCTCCTTCAAAGAGCTCGTCCTCGTCTGCTGCGACGGCTTCGGTACCAGTGGCCTCGCCGTCATCGCCAGCAAGTGCAG ACAACTGAAAGTCCTTGATCTGATCGAATCCGAGGTCACGGATGATGAGGTTGATTGGATTGCTTGTTTTCCGGAGAGTGGAGCGACCTGTCTGGAGTCACTGATCTTCGATTGCGTAGAATGTCCAATAAATTTTGATGCATTGGAGAGGCTGGTGGCTAGGTCGCCATCCTTGAAGAAGCTTAGGTTGAATCGCTTTGTTTCGATTGGGCAGTTATATCGCCTGATGGTACGTTCTCCGCAGCTCACACACCTTGGAACTGGCTCTTTTAGTGCATCAGAGGGCATGGCTCAGGGTGAACAAGAACCCGACTTTTTCACTGCCTTTGCTGCTTGCAGATCCTTAGTTTGTCTCTCGGGATTCAGGGAAATCTTGCCAGATTACTTACCAGCCATGCACCCAGTCTGTGCTAATCTTACCTCCCTGAATTTCAGCTATGCGTATATTAATGCAGATCAACTCAAATTAGTCATATTTCACTGCCACAAACTCCAGATTTTCTgg GTCCTTGATTCAATATGTGATGAAGGACTTCAAGCTGTGGCTTCAACCTGCAAGGACTTGCGTGAGCTTCGTGTTTTCCCTTTTGACGCTCGGGAGGATAATGAGGGCCCTGTTTCTGACGTGGGCCTCCAAGCAATTTCTGAGGGCTGTAGAAAATTACAATCGATTTTGTATTTCTGCCAGCATATGACAAATGCGGCAGTGATAGCCATGTCAAGGAATTGCCCAGATCTTGAGGTGTTCCGTCTCTGTATAATGGGGCGACATCGCCCGGACCGTGTGACCGGTGAACCCATGGATGAAGGTTTTGGAGCCATTGTTATGAACTGTAAGAAGCTAACTAGGCTTGCTGTATCTGGTTTACTGACCGATCGTGCTTTCAGTTATATTGGAAAATATGGGAAACTGGTTCGTACCCTGTCAGTTGCTTTTGCTGGAGACAGTGACATGGGGCTTAAATATGTGCTAGAGGGCTGCCCTAGACTGCAGAAGCTTGAGATCAGGGATAGCCCATTTGGGGATGCAGCTTTGCGTTCTGGTTTGCATCACTATTACAACATGAGGTTCCTTTGGATGTCTTCATGCAGGTTATCTCCCCAAGGTTGTCAGGAGATTGCTCGAGCATTGCCCCGCCTGGTGGTGGAAGTAATCAGGGATGATGCTATCGAGCACACAGATGAGACTGTTGACATATTGTACATGTATCGGTCTCTTGAAGGCCCCAGGGATGATGCCCCAGGATTTGTGACCATCTTGCAATAG
- the LOC121259790 gene encoding pyridoxine/pyridoxamine 5'-phosphate oxidase 1, chloroplastic isoform X2: MWNLARNSRIMKCLSIAPHSSFPPIFNPSNLRNPSRFPHSPLSKLSPFSPSLSLSLSPSLVLPSYLTTNSTANKSTRLSAQGFFLPSSSLAIRSFCSKGSGRMGDRVIQNPDSISYLGQREAAEIDELLMGPLGFSVDQLMELAGLSVATSIAEVYKAGEYNRVLAICGPGNNGGDGLVAARHLHHFGYKPVVCYPKRTPKPLYSGLVTQIESLSIPFLSVEDLPSDLSKDFDILVDAMFGFSFHGTPRPPFDDLIQRLVSLRHYDQASQKSPVIVSVDIPSGWHVEEGDMGGEGIKPDMLVSLTAPKLCAKKFCGPHHFLGGRFVPPSIVDKYNLCLPPYPGTAMCVRIGKPPKVDISALRENYISPELLEERVEADPIHQFHKWFDDAVAAGLREPNAMALSTVGKQGKPSSRMVLLKGIDKDGFVWYTNYESRKGCELSDNSNASLLFYWEGLNRQVRVEGSVQKVSDEESEQYFHSRPRGSQLGAIVSKQSTVVPGRHVLHQQYKELEEKFSDGSMIPKPKHWGGYRLQPELFEFWQGQQSRLHDRWFSSHF, encoded by the exons ATGTGGAATTTGGCACGCAACAGCCGAATAATGAAATGCCTGTCTATCGCTCCCCACTCGTCATTCCCTCCCATTTTTAATCCTTCTAACCTTCGCAATCCTTCTCGCTTTCCCCATAGTCCTCTCTCCAAACTCTCCCCCTTCagcccatctctctctctttctctttctccctctcttgtACTTCCCTCATATCTAACTACCAATTCAACTGCCAACAAGTCAACCCGACTCTCTGCTCAGGGTTTTTTCCTTCCAAGTTCCAGTCTTGCAATTCGTTCCTTTTGTTCGAAGGGAAGTGGAAGAATGGGGGACAGAGTGATTCAAAATCCGGACTCTATATCGTACTTGGGGCAGCGAGAAGCCGCCGAGATCGATGAGCTCCTCATGGGTCCTCTCGGGTTTAGCGTCGATCAGCTCATG GAATTGGCTGGTTTGAGCGTGGCCACTTCCATAGCAGAG GTTTACAAAGCAGGTGAATACAACCGTGTTCTCGCTATTTGCGGTCCTGGGAACAATGGTGGTGATGGTCTCGTGGCTGCACGTCATCTGCATCACTTTGGTTACAAACCGGTTGTTTGCTATCCAAAGCGTACTCCGAAGCCTCTTTATTCTGGTTTGGTTACGCAG ATCGAATCACTGTCAATCCCTTTCTTGTCAGTGGAAGATCTGCCTTCAGACTTGTCAAAGGACTTTGACATTCTAGTAGACGCAATGTTTGGGTTCTCATTCCATG GTACCCCAAGGCCGCCTTTTGATGATCTCATCCAAAGACTGGTTTCTTTACGACATTATGATCAAGCGAGCCAAAAATCCCCTGTTATTGTCTCTGTAGACATTCCATCTGGGTGGCATGTCGAAGAGGGAGACATGGGTGGCGAAGGCATTAAGCCTGATATGTTG GTTTCTTTGACTGCTCCAAAGTTGTGTGCAAAGAAGTTTTGTGGTCCACACCACTTTCTAGGTGGTAGATTTGTCCCACCATCTATTGTAGACAAATATAATCTTTGTCTTCCACCATATCCTGGAACTGCAATGTGTGTCAGGATTGGAAAGCCTCCAAAAGTTGATATATCAGCACTCAGAGAGAACTATATTTCTCCAGAACTCCTCGAGGAACGGGTGGAGGCTGATCCTATTCATCAG TTTCACAAATGGTTTGACGATGCAGTGGCTGCTGGCTTGAGAGAACCAAATGCaatggcattgtcaactgttgGGAAGCAAGGAAAACC GTCATCACGAATGGTACTGCTAAAAGGAATTGATAAGGACGGTTTTGTCTG GTACACAAATTATGAAAGTCGAAAGGGCTGCGAATTATCTGATAATTCCAATGCATCACTGCTTTTCTATTGGGAAGGTCTTAATCGACAG GTGAGGGTTGAAGGCTCTGTGCAGAAAGTTTCTGATGAGGAATCTGAGCAGTACTTTCATAGTCGTCCTCGAGGAAGTCAGCTTGGAGCAATAGTTAGCAAGCAG AGTACTGTAGTGCCTGGAAGGCATGTTCTACACCAACAATATAAGGAACTAGAGGAAAAATTTTCTGACGG AAGTATGATTCCAAAACCTAAACACTGGGGTGGATACAGGCTTCAACCAGAGCTGTTTGAGTTTTGGCAAGGGCAGCAGTCCCGCTTGCATGACAGGTGGTTTTCATCCCATTTTTGA
- the LOC121259790 gene encoding pyridoxine/pyridoxamine 5'-phosphate oxidase 1, chloroplastic isoform X1, with translation MWNLARNSRIMKCLSIAPHSSFPPIFNPSNLRNPSRFPHSPLSKLSPFSPSLSLSLSPSLVLPSYLTTNSTANKSTRLSAQGFFLPSSSLAIRSFCSKGSGRMGDRVIQNPDSISYLGQREAAEIDELLMGPLGFSVDQLMELAGLSVATSIAEVYKAGEYNRVLAICGPGNNGGDGLVAARHLHHFGYKPVVCYPKRTPKPLYSGLVTQIESLSIPFLSVEDLPSDLSKDFDILVDAMFGFSFHGTPRPPFDDLIQRLVSLRHYDQASQKSPVIVSVDIPSGWHVEEGDMGGEGIKPDMLVSLTAPKLCAKKFCGPHHFLGGRFVPPSIVDKYNLCLPPYPGTAMCVRIGKPPKVDISALRENYISPELLEERVEADPIHQFHKWFDDAVAAGLREPNAMALSTVGKQGKPSSRMVLLKGIDKDGFVWYTNYESRKGCELSDNSNASLLFYWEGLNRQVRVEGSVQKVSDEESEQYFHSRPRGSQLGAIVSKQSTVVPGRHVLHQQYKELEEKFSDGSMIPKPKHWGGYRLQPELFEFWQGQQSRLHDRLLYSPREVDGQRVWYIERLAP, from the exons ATGTGGAATTTGGCACGCAACAGCCGAATAATGAAATGCCTGTCTATCGCTCCCCACTCGTCATTCCCTCCCATTTTTAATCCTTCTAACCTTCGCAATCCTTCTCGCTTTCCCCATAGTCCTCTCTCCAAACTCTCCCCCTTCagcccatctctctctctttctctttctccctctcttgtACTTCCCTCATATCTAACTACCAATTCAACTGCCAACAAGTCAACCCGACTCTCTGCTCAGGGTTTTTTCCTTCCAAGTTCCAGTCTTGCAATTCGTTCCTTTTGTTCGAAGGGAAGTGGAAGAATGGGGGACAGAGTGATTCAAAATCCGGACTCTATATCGTACTTGGGGCAGCGAGAAGCCGCCGAGATCGATGAGCTCCTCATGGGTCCTCTCGGGTTTAGCGTCGATCAGCTCATG GAATTGGCTGGTTTGAGCGTGGCCACTTCCATAGCAGAG GTTTACAAAGCAGGTGAATACAACCGTGTTCTCGCTATTTGCGGTCCTGGGAACAATGGTGGTGATGGTCTCGTGGCTGCACGTCATCTGCATCACTTTGGTTACAAACCGGTTGTTTGCTATCCAAAGCGTACTCCGAAGCCTCTTTATTCTGGTTTGGTTACGCAG ATCGAATCACTGTCAATCCCTTTCTTGTCAGTGGAAGATCTGCCTTCAGACTTGTCAAAGGACTTTGACATTCTAGTAGACGCAATGTTTGGGTTCTCATTCCATG GTACCCCAAGGCCGCCTTTTGATGATCTCATCCAAAGACTGGTTTCTTTACGACATTATGATCAAGCGAGCCAAAAATCCCCTGTTATTGTCTCTGTAGACATTCCATCTGGGTGGCATGTCGAAGAGGGAGACATGGGTGGCGAAGGCATTAAGCCTGATATGTTG GTTTCTTTGACTGCTCCAAAGTTGTGTGCAAAGAAGTTTTGTGGTCCACACCACTTTCTAGGTGGTAGATTTGTCCCACCATCTATTGTAGACAAATATAATCTTTGTCTTCCACCATATCCTGGAACTGCAATGTGTGTCAGGATTGGAAAGCCTCCAAAAGTTGATATATCAGCACTCAGAGAGAACTATATTTCTCCAGAACTCCTCGAGGAACGGGTGGAGGCTGATCCTATTCATCAG TTTCACAAATGGTTTGACGATGCAGTGGCTGCTGGCTTGAGAGAACCAAATGCaatggcattgtcaactgttgGGAAGCAAGGAAAACC GTCATCACGAATGGTACTGCTAAAAGGAATTGATAAGGACGGTTTTGTCTG GTACACAAATTATGAAAGTCGAAAGGGCTGCGAATTATCTGATAATTCCAATGCATCACTGCTTTTCTATTGGGAAGGTCTTAATCGACAG GTGAGGGTTGAAGGCTCTGTGCAGAAAGTTTCTGATGAGGAATCTGAGCAGTACTTTCATAGTCGTCCTCGAGGAAGTCAGCTTGGAGCAATAGTTAGCAAGCAG AGTACTGTAGTGCCTGGAAGGCATGTTCTACACCAACAATATAAGGAACTAGAGGAAAAATTTTCTGACGG AAGTATGATTCCAAAACCTAAACACTGGGGTGGATACAGGCTTCAACCAGAGCTGTTTGAGTTTTGGCAAGGGCAGCAGTCCCGCTTGCATGACAG GTTGCTGTACTCTCCTAGGGAGGTTGATGGACAGCGTGTGTGGTATATCGAGCGACTGGCTCCCTGA
- the LOC121260871 gene encoding bet1-like protein At4g14600 — protein sequence MASNTGGSFHGGAAPYRSREGLSTRPVASSDEIQLRIDPMHADFDDEITGLRSQVRKLRHVAEEIGTEARFQQDFLNQLQLTVIKAQAGVKNNLRRLNKSIIQNGGNHIVHVVVFALICFFVVYLWSKMSRK from the exons atgGCGTCCAATACTGGCGGTTCTTTTCACGGCGGTGCTGCCCCTTACCGATCAAG AGAGGGCCTTAGCACGAGACCGGTGGCTAGTTCTGATGAAATTCAGTTACGGATCGATCCGATGCACGCAGATTTCGACGACGAGATCACGGGTCTCCGTAGCCAAGTCAGAAAATTAAGACAT GTTGCCGAGGAAATAGGGACAGAAGCAAGATTTCAACAAGATTTTCTCAATCAGCTG CAATTGACAGTAATCAAAGCGCAAGCAGGGGTCAAGAACAATCTGAGGAGACTGAACAAAAGCATCATCCAGAATGGCGGAAATCATATTGTTCATGTGGTTGTTTTTGCTCTAATCTGCTTCTTCGTGGTTTACCTCTGGTCCAAGATGTCCAGAAAATGA
- the LOC121259791 gene encoding esterase CG5412-like codes for MGSDAETVRKPRFLCLHGFRTSGEIIKKQLNMKWPDSVLRKIDLVFADAPFPSQGKSEVEGIFDPPYYEWFQFNKEFTEYTNFDECLAYIEDFMIKHGPFDGLLGFSQGAILSAALPGLQAQGVALTKVAKIKFLIIIGGAKFRSPSVSDKAYASPIQCSSLHFLGETDYLKQYGMELLECCVDPVVIHHPKGHTIPRLDEKAKQTVETFLERIQKMLSENEEES; via the exons ATGGGAAGCGACGCCGAGACGGTGAGGAAGCCCAGGTTTCTGTGCCTCCATGGATTCAGAACAAGCGGAGAGATTATCAAGAAACAGCTGAACATGAAGTGGCCCGATTCCGTGCTCCGAAAGATCGACCTCGTATTCGCCGACGCTCCTTTCCCGTCCCAAGGCAAATCCGAAGTCGAAGGAATTTTTGATCCTCCTTATTACGAGTGGTTCCAATTCAATAAG GAATTTACGGAGTACACGAACTTCGACGAGTGTCTTGCCTACATCGAAGATTTCATGATTAAGCACGGACCATTTGATGGTCTCCTCGGTTTTTCTCAG GGGGCGATACTGTCGGCTGCGCTGCCAGGGCTGCAAGCGCAG GGCGTAGCGCTGACTAAGGTTGCTAAAATAAAGTTTCTCATAATTATCGGGGGCGCCAAGTTTAGATCGCCATCCGTGTCTGACAAAGCATATGCGTCTCCTATTCAATGCTCCTCCCTCCACTTTCTAG GAGAGACAGATTACTTGAAGCAATATGGAATGGAACTGTTGGAATGCTGTGTAGACCCTGTAGTGATTCATCATCCCAAGGGCCATACAATACCCAGACTCG ATGAGAAGGCTAAGCAGACTGTGGAGACTTTCCTCGAGAGGATTCAAAAGATGTTGTCTGAGAATGAAGAAGAGTCgtga